One segment of Salvelinus alpinus chromosome 1, SLU_Salpinus.1, whole genome shotgun sequence DNA contains the following:
- the LOC139538421 gene encoding melanoma antigen recognized by T-cells 1-like isoform X1, which translates to MLLLTCNNHILQFIAQRYSSGVVTGWFKEMPRGNFNVYFASRGGPHVRTEEAAGIVLLVFILAALLILGCWYFRRRCGYKMIRSPRSGSLPGFSGGQINEGGATAENKMGLSDLRPLVPNAPPAYETISSGPLPPPYSP; encoded by the exons TTATAGCCCAACGGTATTCCTCAGGTGTAGTCACTGGGTGGTTCAAAGAGATGCCTCGCGGTAACTTCAATGTTTATTTTGCAAGCAGAGGAGGACCCCATGTCAGGACCGAAGA GGCAGCAGGCATAGTTCTGTTGGTCTTCATACTTGCAGCTCTTCTCATCCTCGGATGCTGGTATTTTAGGAGGAGATGCGGGTACAAAATGATTAGG AGCCCAAGATCAGGGTCCCTGCCAGGATTCAGTGGAGGACAGATCAACGAGGGAGGAGCCACAGCAGAAAACAAGATGGGCCTCAGTGACCTCCGACCTTTG GTTCCCAATGCCCCTCCTGCATATGAGACGATATCATCAGGACCCCTACCTCCTCCCTACTCTCCCTAA
- the LOC139538421 gene encoding melanoma antigen recognized by T-cells 1-like isoform X3, giving the protein MPRGNFNVYFASRGGPHVRTEEAAGIVLLVFILAALLILGCWYFRRRCGYKMIRSPRSGSLPGFSGGQINEGGATAENKMGLSDLRPLVPNAPPAYETISSGPLPPPYSP; this is encoded by the exons ATGCCTCGCGGTAACTTCAATGTTTATTTTGCAAGCAGAGGAGGACCCCATGTCAGGACCGAAGA GGCAGCAGGCATAGTTCTGTTGGTCTTCATACTTGCAGCTCTTCTCATCCTCGGATGCTGGTATTTTAGGAGGAGATGCGGGTACAAAATGATTAGG AGCCCAAGATCAGGGTCCCTGCCAGGATTCAGTGGAGGACAGATCAACGAGGGAGGAGCCACAGCAGAAAACAAGATGGGCCTCAGTGACCTCCGACCTTTG GTTCCCAATGCCCCTCCTGCATATGAGACGATATCATCAGGACCCCTACCTCCTCCCTACTCTCCCTAA